The proteins below are encoded in one region of Limnochorda pilosa:
- a CDS encoding iron-sulfur cluster assembly scaffold protein, with product MDRQTQIEFLDEHYRKARGKGTLEGADVVIPGGNPGCGDVVTIYLKGDGRGGIDTVRFEGEGCTISQAAASILMEMVAEGSLDADRLLAMDGMAMMDILGRDLVASRPKCATLALGTLKTALRQYRRKLDPGSLGEGTG from the coding sequence GTGGACCGGCAGACGCAGATCGAGTTCCTCGACGAGCACTACCGCAAGGCCCGGGGGAAGGGAACCCTGGAGGGCGCGGACGTGGTCATCCCCGGCGGCAACCCTGGGTGCGGCGACGTGGTGACCATCTACCTCAAGGGGGACGGCCGGGGAGGCATCGACACGGTCCGGTTCGAGGGCGAGGGCTGCACCATCAGCCAGGCCGCCGCCTCCATTCTCATGGAGATGGTGGCCGAAGGGAGTCTGGACGCCGACCGGCTCCTGGCCATGGACGGCATGGCGATGATGGACATCCTGGGAAGGGATCTCGTGGCCAGCCGGCCCAAGTGTGCCACGCTGGCGCTGGGTACGCTGAAGACGGCCCTGCGCCAGTACCGCCGCAAGCTGGACCCGGGATCTCTGGGAGAGGGCACGGGCTGA
- a CDS encoding MGDG synthase family glycosyltransferase: MRLRVLEGSRFTARSADAVLLESTYGGGHIQAGAALAAALAELDPSLTVERIDFFDLVNPVVNGAARFAYIQSVTRAPVLWREFYERTGQLTPESSWQQFLYRLGARRLARFLAQRRPRVVVATHPTPGGVAAQLRRGRQLDAPVATVITDYIVHSQWLHPDVDLYIAGAEAVREALVARGIRPDRVAVTGIPIHPRFRQRVDPFRVRQRLGLSHQPVVLFMAGGYGMVRGMVPACRQLAFAGGSFQLIVVSGRDALLERRIREVVEGSPRPVRVLGFVREVHELMSVADLLISKAGGLTVTEALAKGLPMVIYRPIPGQEEGNARFLVSRGAGRVVQSPEELVSEVQRLLDDPERRRRMAQAAAALGHPRADEEAARAILALARVPAAAGREPR; this comes from the coding sequence ATGCGGCTGCGTGTCTTGGAGGGATCCCGGTTCACGGCAAGGAGCGCCGACGCGGTCCTGCTCGAGTCCACCTACGGCGGGGGGCACATTCAGGCAGGGGCAGCCCTGGCCGCGGCGCTGGCCGAGCTGGACCCCTCGCTCACCGTCGAGCGCATCGACTTCTTCGACCTGGTGAACCCGGTCGTCAACGGCGCAGCCCGCTTCGCCTACATCCAGTCCGTCACGCGGGCGCCCGTCCTGTGGCGGGAGTTCTACGAGCGCACGGGCCAGCTCACCCCGGAGTCGTCCTGGCAGCAGTTCCTGTACCGGCTGGGCGCCCGCAGGCTGGCCCGTTTCCTGGCGCAACGACGGCCGCGGGTGGTGGTGGCGACGCACCCTACGCCGGGGGGCGTGGCGGCGCAGCTCCGGCGGGGCAGGCAACTGGACGCGCCCGTCGCCACCGTGATCACCGACTACATTGTGCACAGCCAGTGGCTCCACCCCGACGTGGACCTCTACATCGCCGGAGCGGAGGCCGTGCGGGAAGCCCTCGTGGCCAGGGGCATCCGGCCCGACCGGGTTGCGGTCACGGGCATCCCCATCCACCCTCGCTTCCGCCAGAGGGTGGACCCCTTCCGGGTGCGCCAGCGCCTGGGCCTCTCGCACCAGCCGGTGGTCCTCTTCATGGCCGGAGGGTACGGCATGGTGCGGGGTATGGTGCCCGCGTGCCGGCAGCTCGCCTTCGCGGGCGGATCCTTCCAGCTCATCGTCGTCTCCGGGCGCGACGCCCTCCTGGAGCGCCGGATCCGGGAGGTGGTGGAGGGGTCGCCGCGCCCGGTCCGCGTCCTGGGCTTCGTGCGCGAGGTGCACGAGTTGATGAGCGTCGCCGACCTGCTGATCTCCAAGGCGGGAGGCCTGACCGTGACCGAAGCCTTGGCCAAAGGCCTGCCCATGGTGATCTACCGCCCCATTCCCGGCCAGGAGGAAGGGAACGCCCGCTTCCTCGTCTCACGCGGCGCCGGGCGGGTGGTGCAGAGCCCCGAGGAGCTGGTGAGCGAGGTCCAGCGTCTTCTCGACGACCCCGAGCGCCGGCGCCGCATGGCCCAGGCCGCGGCGGCCCTCGGGCACCCGCGAGCCGACGAAGAGGCGGCTCGGGCCATCCTCGCCCTGGCCCGGGTACCGGCCGCGGCAGGAAGGGAGCCGCGATGA
- the sufB gene encoding Fe-S cluster assembly protein SufB, producing the protein MGKSAVDLGEYRYGFHDPENYVYESGKGLSRRVVEEISSLKGEPEWMRAFRLKALETFEKKPMPTWGGDLSHLDFDDVRYFVRASERQGKDWSEVPEQIKRTFDRLGIPEAERKFLAGVSAQYESEVVYHNVHKDLEEQGVIFCDTDTAVREHPDLVREYFGTVVPPADNKFAALNSAVWSGGSFIYVPAGVKVEIPLQAYFRINAQNMGQFERTLIIAEPGSFVHYIEGCTAPVYASESLHAAVVEIIVKEGARVRYTTIQNWSTNVYNLVTKRAAAYRDATMEWVDGNLGSRLTMKYPSVYLMEPGAKGDVLSIAFAGAGQHQDAGAKMYHLAPHTTSTIVNKSICKDGGRTTYRGMVHVDPDAHHCKSNVKCDALILDDRSKTDTIPDMEILDNTVAMEHEASVSKVSEAQLFYLMSRGLSEQEATLMVVMGFMEPFAKELPMEYAVELNRLIELEMEGSVG; encoded by the coding sequence ATGGGTAAGTCGGCGGTGGACCTGGGCGAGTACCGGTACGGCTTCCACGACCCGGAGAACTACGTCTACGAGAGCGGTAAGGGCCTCTCCCGCCGGGTGGTGGAGGAGATCTCGTCGCTCAAGGGCGAGCCGGAGTGGATGCGGGCCTTCCGGCTGAAGGCGCTGGAGACCTTTGAGAAGAAGCCGATGCCGACCTGGGGCGGCGACCTCTCGCACCTGGACTTCGACGACGTGCGCTACTTCGTGCGGGCCAGCGAGCGCCAGGGTAAGGATTGGAGCGAGGTCCCGGAGCAGATCAAGCGGACCTTCGACCGGCTCGGCATCCCCGAGGCGGAGCGGAAGTTCCTGGCGGGCGTCTCGGCCCAGTACGAGTCCGAGGTGGTCTACCACAACGTCCACAAGGACCTGGAGGAGCAGGGCGTCATCTTCTGCGACACCGACACGGCCGTGCGGGAGCACCCCGACCTGGTGCGCGAGTACTTCGGCACCGTCGTCCCCCCCGCGGACAACAAGTTCGCCGCGCTCAACAGCGCCGTCTGGAGCGGTGGCAGCTTCATCTACGTGCCGGCGGGCGTGAAGGTGGAGATCCCGCTGCAGGCCTACTTCCGCATCAACGCCCAGAACATGGGGCAGTTCGAGCGGACGCTGATCATCGCCGAGCCAGGCAGCTTCGTGCACTACATCGAGGGATGCACGGCGCCGGTCTACGCCAGCGAGTCGCTTCACGCGGCGGTGGTGGAGATCATCGTCAAGGAAGGCGCCCGGGTACGGTACACCACCATCCAGAACTGGTCCACCAACGTGTACAACCTGGTGACCAAGCGGGCCGCCGCCTACCGCGACGCGACCATGGAGTGGGTCGACGGCAACCTGGGCTCCCGGCTCACCATGAAGTACCCGAGCGTCTACCTGATGGAGCCGGGCGCCAAGGGGGACGTGCTCTCCATCGCCTTCGCCGGGGCCGGCCAGCACCAGGACGCCGGCGCGAAGATGTACCACCTGGCGCCCCACACCACCTCCACCATCGTCAACAAGTCCATCTGCAAAGACGGCGGGCGGACCACGTACCGGGGCATGGTGCACGTGGATCCCGACGCGCACCACTGCAAGTCCAACGTCAAGTGCGATGCCCTGATCCTGGACGACCGCTCAAAGACCGACACCATCCCCGACATGGAGATCCTGGACAACACGGTTGCCATGGAGCACGAGGCGTCGGTCTCCAAGGTCTCCGAGGCGCAGCTCTTCTACCTGATGAGCCGGGGCCTCTCCGAGCAGGAGGCCACCCTGATGGTGGTGATGGGCTTCATGGAGCCCTTTGCCAAGGAGCTCCCCATGGAGTACGCGGTGGAACTCAACCGGCTCATCGAGCTCGAGATGGAAGGTTCTGTGGGCTGA
- a CDS encoding 2,3-bisphosphoglycerate-independent phosphoglycerate mutase — protein MEDLVRELAEPGGKLVLLVMDGLGGLPHPETGRTELETARTPNLDALARKGSLGLHDPVAPGITPGSGPGHLGLFGYDPVENLVGRGVLSALGVGMELEATDVAARINFASKKDGKIVDRRAGRIPTEECVRLTDKLSRIRIPRVEILVRPEMQHRAVVVFRGQGLSPHVTDSDPQQTGVPPLKVEAREPGAASMAELANRFVEEVDRALADEWPANTVLLRGFDRQPDLPSFPERYGVNPAVIAVYPMYRGLARLVGMKVLDGGHGIAEEFDRLEAAWSDFDFFFVHVKPTDSAGEDGDFDRKVRTIEEVDAQIPRLLKLDPAAVLVTGDHSTPATFKAHTWHPVPFLIHSRWSRWENDAEGFGERACSRGQLGRVRAKELMPLLLAHAGRLAKFGA, from the coding sequence ATGGAGGATCTGGTGCGAGAGCTGGCGGAGCCCGGGGGCAAGCTGGTGCTCCTGGTGATGGACGGGCTTGGGGGCCTCCCCCACCCGGAGACGGGGAGGACCGAGCTGGAGACGGCGCGGACGCCCAACCTGGACGCGCTGGCCCGCAAGGGAAGCCTGGGGCTCCACGACCCTGTGGCGCCGGGCATCACCCCGGGCAGCGGCCCGGGGCACCTGGGGCTCTTCGGCTACGATCCCGTGGAGAACCTGGTGGGGCGGGGGGTCCTCTCAGCCCTGGGGGTCGGGATGGAGCTGGAAGCCACGGACGTGGCGGCCCGAATCAACTTCGCCTCCAAGAAGGACGGGAAGATCGTGGACCGCCGGGCGGGCCGGATTCCCACCGAGGAGTGCGTCCGCCTGACGGACAAGCTCTCGCGGATTCGGATTCCGAGGGTGGAGATCCTCGTGCGCCCCGAGATGCAGCACCGGGCGGTGGTTGTCTTTCGCGGCCAGGGGCTCTCTCCCCACGTGACCGACTCGGACCCTCAGCAGACCGGGGTGCCGCCCCTGAAGGTGGAGGCCCGGGAGCCCGGCGCCGCCTCCATGGCCGAGCTGGCCAACCGGTTCGTGGAGGAGGTCGACCGGGCGCTGGCCGACGAGTGGCCGGCCAACACCGTTCTCCTGCGGGGCTTCGACCGCCAGCCCGACCTGCCCAGCTTCCCGGAGCGTTACGGCGTGAACCCCGCCGTGATCGCCGTCTACCCCATGTACCGGGGGCTCGCCCGGCTGGTGGGCATGAAGGTGCTGGACGGCGGCCACGGGATCGCCGAGGAGTTCGACCGGCTGGAGGCCGCCTGGAGCGACTTCGACTTCTTCTTCGTGCACGTGAAGCCGACGGATTCGGCCGGCGAGGACGGCGACTTCGATCGCAAGGTGCGGACCATCGAAGAGGTGGACGCCCAGATCCCCCGGCTGCTGAAGCTCGACCCGGCGGCGGTCCTGGTGACGGGGGACCACTCGACGCCCGCGACCTTCAAGGCCCACACCTGGCATCCTGTGCCCTTCCTGATCCACTCCCGCTGGAGCCGCTGGGAGAACGACGCGGAAGGCTTCGGCGAGCGGGCCTGCTCCCGGGGGCAACTGGGCAGGGTGCGGGCCAAGGAGCTCATGCCCCTGCTGCTGGCCCACGCGGGAAGACTGGCCAAGTTCGGGGCGTGA
- a CDS encoding polysaccharide deacetylase family protein, which translates to MSPAWTWTLGLLGAGLLYLLIPHVSGRHLPGRVVRRGPEAAKAVALTFDDGPDPRSTPRVMAVLERYGARATFFVVGRRVLAHPELVREAVKAGHEVGNHGHRHKHAWTLGPWATGREVRQAGDAIRMTTGRPPSFFRPPWGGFNLFTTAAAHRERATVVLWSAAPRDWDGRQDPEAIAREALEGARPGAIIDLHDGGGAPGAPERTVAALPLILEGLAERGLRAVTLSELLGGKGEGSPLGWRVLRRAWNVWERLFARLFRLWAVPAAGDETVRIRFERHRGEPVAFDDGTRIDPGDWVGELHLSSVAVDRGRSAGTGRSELAATFDTARRLRRFLGGLAVELERGGVPYPIRAVYGRTLLWRGARRMGFEVRDVPRSLGNRWLQAYMRWLMVLYHPRGGERLKDGSEPLEMKEIWFPTAALRMRYGPGGGDGREAVATRERRSP; encoded by the coding sequence ATGAGCCCGGCGTGGACGTGGACCCTCGGCCTCCTGGGAGCAGGGTTGCTCTACCTCCTGATCCCCCACGTGAGCGGGCGTCACCTGCCGGGACGGGTGGTGCGGCGGGGCCCGGAGGCGGCGAAGGCCGTCGCGCTTACCTTCGACGACGGCCCGGACCCCCGCTCTACCCCCCGGGTGATGGCCGTGTTGGAGCGGTACGGTGCCAGGGCGACCTTCTTCGTGGTGGGCCGGCGGGTCTTGGCCCATCCGGAGCTGGTGCGCGAGGCGGTGAAGGCAGGTCATGAGGTGGGCAACCACGGGCACCGGCACAAGCACGCCTGGACCCTGGGGCCGTGGGCGACGGGCCGGGAGGTCCGCCAGGCCGGCGACGCGATTCGAATGACAACGGGCCGGCCTCCCTCCTTCTTCCGGCCTCCCTGGGGAGGGTTCAACCTGTTCACCACCGCCGCGGCGCACCGGGAGCGGGCCACGGTGGTGCTCTGGTCCGCGGCCCCCCGGGATTGGGACGGCCGGCAGGATCCCGAGGCCATCGCCCGGGAGGCGCTGGAAGGGGCCCGCCCGGGAGCCATCATCGACCTGCACGACGGGGGCGGCGCACCGGGGGCACCCGAGCGGACCGTCGCGGCCCTCCCCCTGATCCTGGAAGGCCTCGCCGAGCGGGGGCTCCGCGCGGTCACGCTGAGCGAGCTGCTGGGGGGAAAGGGGGAGGGGAGCCCCTTGGGGTGGAGGGTGCTGCGGCGGGCGTGGAACGTGTGGGAGCGTCTCTTTGCCAGGCTCTTCCGGCTGTGGGCGGTGCCGGCCGCGGGCGACGAGACCGTGCGGATCCGTTTCGAGCGGCATCGGGGCGAGCCCGTGGCGTTCGACGACGGAACCCGCATCGACCCTGGCGACTGGGTGGGGGAGCTGCACCTCTCCAGCGTCGCCGTCGACCGGGGCCGGTCGGCCGGAACGGGCCGCTCGGAGCTCGCGGCCACCTTCGACACGGCCCGGCGGCTCCGCCGGTTCCTGGGCGGGCTGGCCGTGGAGCTCGAGCGGGGAGGGGTCCCGTACCCGATCCGGGCCGTGTACGGCCGGACCCTGCTCTGGCGCGGCGCCCGGCGCATGGGCTTCGAGGTGCGCGACGTCCCCCGCAGCCTCGGCAACCGGTGGCTGCAGGCGTACATGCGCTGGCTCATGGTGCTCTATCACCCGCGCGGCGGCGAGCGGCTGAAAGACGGCAGCGAGCCCCTGGAGATGAAGGAGATCTGGTTTCCGACCGCGGCGCTCAGGATGCGCTACGGCCCCGGCGGCGGAGATGGGCGCGAAGCGGTGGCCACCAGGGAGCGCCGGTCGCCTTGA
- a CDS encoding sulfurtransferase, which translates to MAVQGAAEAAILQKGYAQPEALVTTQWVADHLQDPGVRVVESDEDVLLYEVGHVPGAVKIDWHTDLQDPVIRDYLNPEAFARLVRAKGISPGTTVVFYGDKNNWWACYAFWVFKLFGHQDCRIMDGGRARWATEGRPLVKDVPTYPETPYPVPTRNDAPIRAFREDVEEHVRSRKPLVDVRSPQEYTGEKLHMPDYPQEGALRGGHVPGARNVPWAQAVRDDGTFKSAAELRQIYLEREGLKPEDEVIAYCRIGERSSHTWFVLSYLLGFPNVRNYDGSWTEWGNLVRAPIER; encoded by the coding sequence ATGGCGGTACAAGGGGCCGCGGAGGCCGCAATCCTCCAGAAGGGGTACGCACAGCCCGAAGCGCTGGTCACCACCCAGTGGGTGGCCGACCACCTGCAGGACCCGGGGGTGCGGGTGGTGGAGTCGGACGAGGACGTGCTCCTCTACGAGGTGGGGCACGTACCCGGCGCCGTGAAGATCGACTGGCACACGGACCTGCAGGATCCCGTGATCCGGGACTACCTGAACCCGGAGGCGTTCGCGAGGCTCGTGCGGGCCAAAGGGATCAGCCCGGGGACCACGGTGGTCTTCTACGGCGACAAGAACAACTGGTGGGCCTGCTACGCCTTCTGGGTCTTCAAGCTCTTCGGGCACCAGGATTGTCGGATCATGGACGGCGGTCGCGCCCGGTGGGCGACCGAGGGACGCCCGCTGGTGAAGGACGTCCCGACCTATCCGGAGACTCCGTACCCGGTTCCCACCCGGAACGACGCGCCCATCCGGGCCTTCCGGGAGGACGTGGAGGAGCACGTCCGCAGCCGAAAGCCGCTGGTGGACGTACGCTCGCCGCAGGAGTACACGGGCGAGAAGCTCCACATGCCGGACTACCCGCAGGAGGGCGCGCTGCGGGGGGGGCACGTCCCCGGTGCCCGGAACGTTCCCTGGGCCCAGGCGGTCCGGGACGACGGGACCTTCAAGAGCGCCGCCGAGCTGAGGCAGATCTACCTCGAGCGCGAGGGCCTGAAGCCCGAGGACGAGGTGATCGCCTACTGCCGCATCGGCGAGCGGAGCTCGCACACCTGGTTCGTCCTCAGCTACCTCCTGGGCTTCCCCAACGTGCGGAACTACGACGGATCGTGGACCGAGTGGGGAAACCTGGTGCGGGCACCCATCGAGCGCTGA
- a CDS encoding non-heme iron oxygenase ferredoxin subunit, whose protein sequence is MRVGPADEMQVGEVRRLVLGGTPVALFRLQDGFFAIGDTCSHAEASLSEGEVDAGAGEVTCERHGARFDIRTGKNRSLPATRPVPRFPARVVEGQVEVEME, encoded by the coding sequence ATGCGTGTCGGTCCGGCGGACGAGATGCAGGTGGGGGAGGTGCGCCGGCTGGTGCTCGGTGGGACCCCCGTGGCCCTCTTCCGGCTTCAGGACGGCTTCTTCGCCATCGGCGACACCTGCTCGCACGCGGAGGCGTCCCTCTCCGAGGGTGAGGTGGATGCCGGCGCCGGCGAGGTGACCTGCGAGCGCCACGGCGCCCGTTTCGACATCCGCACGGGCAAGAACCGGAGCCTGCCCGCGACGCGGCCCGTGCCCCGCTTCCCGGCACGGGTGGTGGAGGGCCAGGTGGAGGTGGAGATGGAGTAG
- a CDS encoding inorganic phosphate transporter → MPVVLLVLASFFGLNIGASGAASLAIPYGAGVLDLRRALQVAALGLVLGAAVAGNGVVRTLGAGLLERGSVPPGAVAVVLAAASASLALATRLGVPISTSEVTVAALAGVGLATGELRAEVLVRVVAGWILLPVISFAVAYGCARVFRGGWLAGRPPRSLGFALGIAGFLQAFAAGANNAANAVGPLVAEGFLPAGPAWPAALGGLWMGAGAWLLGGPLLHMAGREMARFSLAEGALAAGVTGFLVLSASLMGLPVPLTQALTLGLVGVTRARRAAGAREREAVRRATQVWVATPVVAFSLALGAVRVLFR, encoded by the coding sequence AGCCGGGGTCCTCGACCTGCGGCGGGCGCTGCAGGTGGCTGCGCTCGGGCTGGTGCTGGGTGCGGCGGTGGCAGGGAACGGGGTGGTTCGAACCCTGGGCGCAGGGCTTCTGGAGCGGGGCTCCGTGCCCCCCGGTGCCGTGGCCGTGGTGCTGGCGGCTGCGTCGGCCTCCCTGGCGCTGGCGACGCGCCTGGGGGTCCCCATCTCCACCAGCGAGGTGACGGTGGCGGCACTGGCGGGCGTGGGGCTGGCCACGGGAGAGCTGAGGGCGGAGGTGCTGGTGCGGGTGGTGGCCGGGTGGATCCTGCTGCCGGTCATCTCCTTTGCCGTCGCGTACGGCTGTGCCCGGGTCTTTCGGGGAGGGTGGCTTGCCGGGCGCCCCCCGCGCTCCCTGGGGTTCGCCCTGGGCATCGCAGGCTTTCTCCAGGCCTTCGCCGCCGGTGCGAACAACGCGGCCAACGCTGTGGGCCCGCTGGTGGCCGAAGGGTTCCTGCCGGCAGGGCCCGCGTGGCCTGCGGCCCTGGGCGGCCTCTGGATGGGGGCGGGCGCGTGGCTCCTGGGTGGGCCTCTCCTTCATATGGCCGGGCGGGAGATGGCCCGGTTCTCACTGGCAGAGGGCGCCCTGGCCGCGGGGGTGACGGGGTTCCTGGTCTTGAGTGCCTCCCTGATGGGCCTGCCGGTCCCGCTGACCCAGGCGCTGACCCTCGGGTTGGTGGGGGTGACCCGAGCCCGGCGGGCCGCCGGTGCCCGCGAGCGGGAGGCCGTGCGACGCGCCACGCAGGTCTGGGTGGCGACGCCCGTCGTGGCCTTTTCGCTGGCGCTAGGGGCGGTACGGGTCCTGTTTCGCTAG